In a genomic window of Ralstonia nicotianae:
- the hpaR gene encoding homoprotocatechuate degradation operon regulator HpaR → MVSTFKRRNLPHLLLRARETLMARFRPILREHGITEQQWRVLRTLNDTGDMEPNQLADACLILSPSLTRMLAAMEQADMIVRTRSSVDQRRQVISLTPKSRRFLADVEPQVDATYANIESQLGRPRLEALYRVIDEAIQLMEAPATDKRLPADD, encoded by the coding sequence ATGGTTTCGACCTTCAAGCGCCGCAACCTACCGCACTTGCTGCTGCGTGCCCGCGAGACGCTCATGGCGCGTTTCCGGCCCATCCTGCGCGAGCACGGCATCACCGAGCAGCAGTGGCGCGTGCTGCGTACCCTCAACGACACCGGCGACATGGAGCCCAACCAGCTCGCCGACGCCTGCCTGATCCTGAGCCCGAGCCTGACGCGCATGCTGGCCGCGATGGAGCAGGCCGACATGATCGTACGCACGCGCTCGTCGGTGGACCAGCGCCGCCAGGTCATCTCGCTGACCCCCAAGAGCCGCCGGTTCCTGGCCGACGTCGAACCGCAGGTGGACGCGACGTACGCAAACATCGAGAGCCAGCTCGGCCGCCCGCGGCTGGAGGCGCTCTACCGCGTCATCGACGAGGCCATCCAGTTGATGGAAGCGCCCGCCACGGACAAACGCCTCCCGGCCGACGACTGA
- the hpaI gene encoding 4-hydroxy-2-oxoheptanedioate aldolase, which produces MQLPVNPFKRALAERRPQIGLWLAMAHPYPAEIVAGAGFDWLLIDGEHAPNQLQSTLAQLQAVAPYPAHPIVRPAWNDVVEIKRLLDIGAQTLLIPMVQSAEEARAAVAAMRYPPHGNRGVGSALARASRWNRVDDYVRRADAEMCTLVQVETPRGVEHLDAILAVAGVDGVFIGPGDLAASMGHLGEPGHPEVRQTIDRTIRRIVAAGKAAGILSADPAQARHYLSLGATFVAVGSDVTLLARSAEQLARSFAGAGAPVPGQAGAVY; this is translated from the coding sequence ATGCAGCTTCCGGTGAACCCTTTTAAGCGCGCGCTGGCCGAACGACGCCCGCAGATCGGCCTGTGGCTGGCGATGGCGCATCCATACCCCGCCGAGATCGTTGCCGGGGCCGGCTTCGACTGGCTGCTGATCGACGGCGAGCACGCGCCCAACCAGCTGCAGTCGACGCTGGCGCAACTGCAGGCGGTGGCGCCGTATCCCGCGCATCCGATCGTGCGGCCGGCGTGGAACGACGTGGTGGAGATCAAGCGCCTGCTCGACATCGGCGCACAGACGTTGCTGATCCCGATGGTGCAGAGCGCGGAGGAGGCGCGCGCGGCCGTGGCGGCGATGCGCTATCCGCCCCACGGCAACCGGGGCGTGGGCAGCGCACTGGCGCGGGCATCGCGCTGGAACCGCGTGGACGACTACGTCCGCCGCGCCGACGCCGAGATGTGCACGCTGGTGCAGGTGGAAACGCCGCGCGGCGTCGAGCATCTGGACGCCATCCTGGCTGTGGCGGGTGTCGACGGTGTCTTCATCGGGCCGGGCGACCTGGCTGCGTCGATGGGGCACCTGGGCGAGCCGGGCCATCCGGAGGTGCGCCAGACCATCGATCGCACCATCCGGCGCATCGTTGCGGCGGGCAAGGCGGCGGGTATCTTGTCGGCCGATCCGGCGCAGGCGCGGCACTACCTGTCGCTGGGGGCGACCTTTGTTGCCGTGGGGTCGGATGTCACGCTGCTGGCCCGCAGCGCCGAGCAGCTGGCGCGGTCGTTCGCCGGCGCGGGCGCACCCGTGCCGGGGCAGGCCGGCGCGGTGTACTGA
- the xth gene encoding exodeoxyribonuclease III — translation MRVATWNVNSLKVRLPHVLQWLGEREADATPIDLLCLQELKLPDDRYPLAELEAAGYASLFTGQKTYNGVAILARKAAMPEGRDVVRNIPDFADEQQRVVAATYDVAGGPVRVISAYFPNGQALDSDKMVYKMRWLAALQDWLQAEMAAHPRLMLLGDFNIAPDDRDVHDPKKWEGMNLVSPEERAAFRALESAGLVDAFRMFEQEDKLFSWWDYRLFAFRRNAGLRIDHILLSPDLARLCESCHIDRVPRGWEQPSDHTPVVAALRDA, via the coding sequence AACTCCCTCAAAGTCCGCCTGCCGCACGTCCTGCAATGGCTGGGCGAGCGCGAAGCCGACGCCACGCCCATCGACCTGCTCTGCCTGCAGGAACTGAAGCTGCCCGATGACCGCTACCCGCTGGCCGAGCTCGAGGCCGCCGGCTATGCCTCGCTGTTCACCGGCCAGAAGACCTACAACGGCGTTGCCATCCTCGCGCGCAAGGCGGCCATGCCCGAGGGCCGCGACGTGGTCAGGAACATCCCGGACTTTGCCGACGAGCAGCAGCGCGTCGTGGCTGCCACGTACGATGTGGCCGGCGGCCCGGTGCGGGTGATCTCCGCCTACTTCCCCAACGGCCAGGCGCTCGATTCCGACAAGATGGTCTACAAGATGCGCTGGCTGGCCGCCCTGCAGGACTGGCTGCAGGCCGAGATGGCCGCGCACCCGCGCCTGATGCTGCTGGGCGATTTCAACATCGCCCCCGACGACCGCGACGTGCACGACCCGAAGAAGTGGGAAGGCATGAACCTCGTCTCGCCGGAGGAGCGTGCCGCGTTCCGCGCGCTGGAAAGCGCCGGGCTGGTCGACGCCTTCCGCATGTTCGAGCAGGAAGACAAGCTGTTCTCGTGGTGGGACTACCGCCTGTTCGCGTTCAGGCGCAATGCCGGACTGCGCATCGACCACATCCTGCTGTCGCCGGACCTGGCCCGGCTGTGCGAGTCGTGCCATATCGACCGCGTGCCGCGCGGCTGGGAACAGCCTTCGGACCATACGCCCGTGGTCGCCGCCCTGCGTGACGCCTGA